A window from Pirellulales bacterium encodes these proteins:
- a CDS encoding DUF3303 family protein, translating into MKFMVELKLKPGGKNKLLEAFDLRGPNRYPGVSFRDAWIDTRSELMFILGESNEESLVAQACETWREHGEFTIHPVISVDQV; encoded by the coding sequence ATGAAATTCATGGTGGAATTGAAGCTGAAGCCGGGCGGCAAGAACAAGTTGCTCGAGGCGTTCGATCTGCGCGGGCCAAATCGCTATCCGGGCGTGAGCTTTCGCGATGCGTGGATCGACACGCGTTCCGAGTTGATGTTCATCCTGGGAGAGAGCAACGAGGAATCGCTCGTGGCTCAGGCCTGCGAGACCTGGCGGGAGCATGGCGAATTCACCATCCACCCGGTAATCTCGGTCGATCAGGTGTAA